In Miscanthus floridulus cultivar M001 chromosome 8, ASM1932011v1, whole genome shotgun sequence, the sequence aacaaaatatactaacaggtagaacatgattttaggagactaacaaaattggtttcatcatttttggacacctacaaaattttattttgattttataattttATTTTCGAAACTAAATTAGCTAAATGTTTTAGAAAGCCAAAGGGGCCAACGACCACCTATTCGGCCCAGTGGTGGGCGCGGCCTCAGCGAGGCCCACAGCGGGCGAGGTGGTTCGGCCCGCAGGCGCACAACGCGGGACCGAGGGCGCGGGCGCACTCGCGCGCAGAGGAAGGAACCGGCGATGGGAGCGGCCGCAGGTGTTGCCGGAGGCCGCCCAGAGCAGCGGGCTACGGGCGCGATGGCTTGAGCGACTGCGGACGATGGCAGAGCATCGGCATGGTCGCGGCGCGCGAACCGCGGAGGAGGCGCTCGAAAGAGGCAACGCCGTGGAGTCGGAGGTCCAGCACGGCCATGGGGCACGCGTGCACGCGCGCACACACGACGACGGCGGGAGGTGCGGAAACGGTGTCCTAGCGTGGGAGACCAGCAGAGAAACAGAGAGAGGAAAGGATGAGCTGGAGCTAGGACTGCGACTCCAGCGTGGGATCAAGGGAGCTTCACGCGCTCACAAGGGGAAAGCCGGCGACATCGGTGCGCAGCGGCGCTGGCGGGGCGGCTCCAGGCGACATGAGCGTGAAGCGCGTGGCCACTATGGGGAGCTACGGCAGTGGCGCTGGGGCGCAGCGTGGCTTAGGCGCTGGGCAATGGAGATGGAGCGGAGTAGCTCGGCTCGGCATAGGGGCAGACAAAAATAAGGAGAGGCAGCTAGAGACAATCAAGGTCGGCAGATAGAGGTAGAGATCAGGAGAGTAAAAAGCAAGCAGAGGTGAGGAGGAAAAGTTCTGCTACGGCAGTGAAAGCTCGGCTGCTTGTGCTGTAAAGTGCGCTGGCCTAATCTCGACGCGACGCGACTGAGCGGCACACGTGCTGGCACTACGGACATGTCGGGTGCTCAGCACAGAGGCAGATAGCAGCGGCAGGCAAGGCAAGCAacagagacaagcaaggcagaCAAAGACAATCAGAGATAGAGGCAAGCATAAATagaaaaggaagaaagaaagcaGCGCGATTCGGCCAACTCTCATTAATCTAGGAGCAGCACAGCAGCACAACAGCAACAAGGACGGCACATGCTCCACACGCTATAGCACGGCACAAAGGCAGCGACGAGGCTAGGCGTGCACACATGTGTCCATGAGTGTGTTGTGTATGTGCACGGCGTGCGTGTGTGTTGCTGTAATTTTTTATGTGCCTAAACCGAATCAATTTCAACAACTACGTATTTCATACACTAGTCCATACGTCATACTGACtcgtagaaacaaaacatctaggaactaattaatCCATTATTCAGTATAATTTGCCAAAATtgacacttttaaacataagttaaaattttaaaatccgagaaacttgTTTCGGTAAATCCTGTTAGGTCTAAACatcggtgctaaacgagctcgtaacaccagaggtgttacatccacaatgcactggtgtttCTGGAGATCtcatttggacatggccaaaccacctcaaccgatattgtacaagcttttcttcaattggtgctacctctaggcgatcacgtatatcatcattctgAACTcgatccattcttgtgtgaccgtaaatccatcgcaacatacgcatttctacaacactcagttgttgaacatgtcaaaTCTTTGTAGCCagcattctgctccatacaacatagccgatctaatcgccgttctatagaacttacCTTTTaccttttgtggtaccctcttgtcacagagaatgccaaaaGCTTATCGCCACTTGATacaccctactttgattctatagctaacgtccgcatcaatatctctatccctctatagcatcgatcccagatatcgaaaagtatccttcttaggcactacttgaccttccaaactcacatcttcctcctcctgtacaactctgCCAAAGTcgtatctcatgtattcggtttagTCCTGcttaatctaaaacctttagactcaagggtctaccgccataactctagtttcctatttactcccgcctgactttcgtccactaacactacatcatcagtgaacaacatacaccaagggatatccccctgtatgttcctggtaacctcatccattaccaaggcaatgagatacgggcttaaggctgacccttaaTGAAGTCCAATCGTTtgttcaaacactagtcacaacattgttgtatatgtccttgatgagggtcacataCTTTGAtgagactttatgtttgtccaaagactaccacataacatttcttggtatcttgtcataaggcttctccaagtcaatgaaaaccaagtggaggtcctccttctgctctctaaaccgctccataacctgtcttattaagaagattgcttctatggttaaccttccgggcatgaaaccaaattggtttgttgatatctgcgtcgttcctcgtaggcgctgctcgatgactctcccaTAACTTAATattgtggctcatcaacttaattccccgataattagtacaactttggatatctccttgttcttgtagattggtaccaatatgctttttCTCCACTCCTTAGGCATCTTGTTTGattgaaagatattgttgaacatcttgatTAGCCacactatagctatatccccgagacatctccacaccttgattgggataccatcagggccaatcgctttgccccctttcatccttttcaaggcttctctgatatctgattcttgaatcctccgcacaaagcgcctgttagtgtcatcaaacgagccATCCAACAGAACGGTGGTGTTctcattctcaccattgaacaatttatcaaaatactcttgtcatCTATGTTTGATcgcatcctccttcaccaagagctgctccctctcatcctttatgcacttgacttggttgaagtccgtTGTCTTCCTATTGCAAGccatagccatcctataaatgtccttctctccttccttcatatTCAAACATCGgcaaaggtcctcataggcccgcccctttgcctcactcaccgctcgttttgcagtcttctttgccaccttgtacttctctatgttgtttgcacacctgtcatgatacaagcgcttatagcactccttttttccttaatagccttttgcacatctttattccatcaccaagtgtctttcgagtcgcatctgctccctttggtcacttcaggcacctctgaagcaaccttccgaacccatgttgccatcttctcccacatgttgtttgcatcgtcttcatcattccaagggccctcttcaatgaccttttccttaaagacctttgatgcctctCCTTCTAATTTtcaccacttcgttctagcaaccctagcttgtttgttcccacgagcttgcacaagaaagcggaagtcagccaccaccagcttaTGTTGAGtgaccacacattctccaggtaccaccttacagtccacgcatgttcgtttatctctccttcttgtaaggacaaagtcgatttgactagagtactggcTGCTACTAAAGATCACTAAATGAGACTATCTCTTAtggaagaaagtgttagctatcatcagatcaaaagctatggcgaagtctaagacttGCTCTCCCTCTTGGTTCCTACTACTATATCTGAAACCCCATGAACCAtctcgaaacctgcacttgatgtacctgcatggccattaagatcacctcctataaagagcttctcgctactagggacagctTTAACCAAGCGATCTACGTCTTCCCAGAAAAGCcacttagcactctcatcatagcctacttgggggcatacgcactaattacgtttaagaccatatcactaatgacaagtttaactaagataatcctatccccttgccttctcacctccaccacaccatccttgaggctcttatcaatcaaaactcctactctatttttatttgaagttgtccctgtgtaccagagctcgaagccggtattgtccacctccttcgccttctgcaccttccatttagtctcttggacatataagatatttacacgtctcctaaccgttgtgtccactaaaaaagaatgtagtttttttttcaaataaataTCCACATATTTTTTGGaataaatatgcatttaaaaaTTCTAAAAGGTGATTTAATTTTAGGAAAGAAATCACAGAAAATTTGTTGACTCAgggaaaaaatatgaaatcacttcaatatttttttttctaaaatcacgcTATATTTTCTGAGCTAGGCGCCATaatatagagcatgattttaggaaaTGTATATGAAGCGTGGCATGTTAAGCCCATCCAGACTGCTTTCTTGCTTGATCACGTGCTCTCGGTGCATGTGCTGACTATGATGGTGACAACGAATGAGAAAGTGGTTGCTCCCATTTGAATGATGCCAGCCAAGTTGTAGACGTCGGTTTGGGAGTCTGAGAACTCGGATGTTGGCTGCCCCTACCTACAAGCTAAACAGCATGATATATGTTGTTAATGTGCAATCAACACttgaattatattttttatttggaATTTTCAGTGCATATCTTGATGGTTAAGCAAGACATTGCTACTGAGGAAACAGTGTTCGCAATTTGCACGGTGGGTTGTGCGATGATTCACACTACGGTCTACAACGATTTATTCTTGGTTTGCATCCTCTATTTCATATTTGGCTCAGTATCAGATTTTAAAAGACCATATAAGATtaaaataactctaaacaaggAACAAGAATATTGAGATTTTTttaacaaaatacgatttcatattttttccgagttaaaatatttttttattaatttcccTATTAAATTGGATTTTAGTATACTTTTAATGCATATTCATTCCAGAAAATATTTGgatatttttttggaaaaaaaatatataattgttTGTATAAAATTTAATTGACCCCCTAGAGTATCATATCATGAAAGTTCAGTTTATCTTTATCGTGATTTGAGCTAGGTAGCTAAAATTGCTTTTAAAATTATTTAATAAAGTAAATCGGACGGTTTTTTTTGACAAATAAATCGGATGGTTTTAAAAGTTGGCGAGTCCAAAAACAAGTAGAACTTGCGCAATAGTCGAGTATATAGGTTCCAAATTACGGTGGATGTGCAGCGACTGAATGGAGGTGGAGTAGCAGGACGCGCGATTCGGTCGGTGGATGTCTTGGCCTAGTGGCTGTGCAAGCATAGTCGCGCATGCATGCCCGGCCGGCCTCGACCGTCCATCCGTCCCACGACTGCGCCTTTGTCTCTCCGGCCATCTCATCTCcattcttcaccaccaccaccacccagttTTTGCAGCATGCGTTTGGGTTTGGGATTGATAGGTAGATAGATCCATTCACTTTCCTGCGTTTGCTGCTGCGACTGGCTGGACCGATTCCAATTAAGACGgactgacgacgacgacgacgatggccgCAAGCACGGCGCGGTGGCAGCTGCTGGCCGGCCAGGTGAAGCGGCAGGCGTCGGGGTTCCTGCTGGACAAGTACAAGCAGGCGAGGCTGGCGATGGGCGACGTGACGCCGGCAGAGCTGTGAGTGCATGCCTGATCACTGGATGATGAAGATGTTGATTTGATCCGATATCAATTGATGCATGCACCATGCAGGCTGGTCCAGGAGGCGACCAACAACGAGCCGTGCGTCCCAGACGCCAAGACGCTGGCGTGCATCGCGGACGCCGCCTTCGACATGGACGACTTCTGGAGGATCGCCAAGGTGCTGCACCAGAGGCTGCGCCGCGCCGCCGACTGGAAGGAGTGGCGCCCCGTGTACAAGGCGCTGGTGGTGCTCGAGTTCCTGCTCACCCACGGGCCCGAGGACCTGCCGCGCGAGTTCCTGGCGGACATACCCGCCATGCACGACCTCCGCAGCTTCAACTACGTCGACGACAAGGGCTTCAACTGGGGCGCCTGCATGCAGCGCCGGACCGACAGCGTCCTGTCGCTGCTCACCGACGCCGACCGCCTCAGGGAGGCGCGGCGCAGGGCCATCAGGGTCTCCCACGAGGTGCACGGCGGCGGCTTCGGCAGCCCAACGTCGTCGTCCTCCCCGTCCTCCGCCTCGTCCTCCGCCTCCTCCAGGACCTCGCGCACCTGGTCCTTCGGCGGGTCCTCCCACTACTCCGACAGCCCCACCATGTGCCTTACCTGC encodes:
- the LOC136477094 gene encoding uncharacterized protein, coding for MAASTARWQLLAGQVKRQASGFLLDKYKQARLAMGDVTPAELLVQEATNNEPCVPDAKTLACIADAAFDMDDFWRIAKVLHQRLRRAADWKEWRPVYKALVVLEFLLTHGPEDLPREFLADIPAMHDLRSFNYVDDKGFNWGACMQRRTDSVLSLLTDADRLREARRRAIRVSHEVHGGGFGSPTSSSSPSSASSSASSRTSRTWSFGGSSHYSDSPTMCLTCASDADYRHDKKCDAYTADDDCWASSNYKSGRWAATVDEGDGEDQHQGLMDDAWDAHLVEDSTSTWSARLLGSLSFTTSRASGFQSLSQPEQRRTPKKLQVHGQLQRQLSADYARP